A single Phoenix dactylifera cultivar Barhee BC4 chromosome 1, palm_55x_up_171113_PBpolish2nd_filt_p, whole genome shotgun sequence DNA region contains:
- the LOC120106190 gene encoding LOW QUALITY PROTEIN: uncharacterized protein LOC120106190 (The sequence of the model RefSeq protein was modified relative to this genomic sequence to represent the inferred CDS: inserted 2 bases in 1 codon; substituted 1 base at 1 genomic stop codon) encodes MNAASQHHSLPHSAHQSLVTKNRASCLSALIIFLQTRLTICEGEDGTDSSNGDILIFPDMIRYRKLTHFDVDTFIEEVLVKDIEWLPGAAEQLTGSYVFICAHGSRDRRCGVCGPVLVKKFKEEIDLRGLQGQVSVSPCSHVGGHKYAGNVIIFSPNMHGELTGHWYGYVSPDDVPTLLEQHIGKGKIVDHLWRGQMGLSEEDQKNVHNLRLQLNGGMEQNTAEEFVETTGIDGVVNGSMVGAGGCCQGTSKVNCCQNMPPKEKTRKXSNWRTXRTQEIGQKKSNKEPKASSGKAGSCTRKICAMPTWFESWEREDTYAALAVVAAVASVAVAYGCYRQLR; translated from the exons ATGAATGCTGCTTCCCAGCACCACTCCCTCCCCCACTCGGCGCACCAGTCCCTTGTG ACAAAAAATCGAGCAAGTTGTCTCAGTGCCTTGATAATTTTCCTGCAGACTCGTTTGACCATATGTGAAGGAGAAGATGGTACTGATTCATCAAATGGAGATATTCTGATCTTTCCAGACATGATTAGATACAG GAAATTGACACACTTTGATGTTGATACTTTTATTGAAGAAGTGCTCGTGAAAGACATTGAGTGGCTCCCTGGAGCAGCTGAACAACTGACTGGTTCATATGTTTTTATATGTGCTCACGGAAGCCGCGATCGGAGATGCGGTGTTTGTGGCCCTGTTCTTGTTAAAAAATTCAAAGAAGAGATAGACCTTCGTGGTCTACAGGGACAAGTGTCTGTGAGCCCCTGCTCCCATGTGGGTGGTCATAAGTATGCAGGAAATGTCATTATATTTAGTCCCAATATGCACGGAGAATTAACTGGTCATTG gtatgggtatgtctctCCAGATGATGTGCCTACATTGCTTGAACAGCACATCGGGAAAGGAAAGATTGTGGACCATCTGTGGAG GGGGCAGATGGGATTATCCGAGGAGGACCAGAAAAATGTTCACAACCTTAGACTCCAGCTGAACGGCGGAATGGAGCAAAATACTGCAGAGGAATTTGTCGAAACTACAGGAATTGATGGCGTTGTGAATGGCTCAATGGTTGGAGCAGGTGGATGCTGTCAGGGCACTAGCAAGGTTAATTGTTGCCAGAACATGccaccaaaagaaaaaaccagAAAATGATCAAATTGGCGAAC GAGAACTCAGGAGATCGGGCAGAAGAAGAGCAACAAGGAACCCAAGGCCAGCAGCGGCAAAGCTGGTTCCTGCACTCGTAAAATCTGTGCGATGCCCACCTGGTTTGAGAGCTGGGAACGGGAGGATACCTATGCAGCTCTTGCGGTTGTTGCAGCCGTCGCCTCTGTTGCTGTCGCTTACGGCTGCTATAGGCAGCTGAGATGA